The genomic stretch AGGCCCTAAAGGCTGCACTGTTGCCAGTTAATAGTaaacagtaataataaatctGTAAACAGTCCAATAGTGGCATGTCTGTTACCTGACTAAGTTTCAAGTACAGTTAGGCATGTGTTGCCTctatatatggaaatatattttaaagtaaacttaGTAATTACTTTTTGTCCTTGGAATCCAAGGTTAGTTATCTGCAGGCTAAAACAAACATTAATAAAAAGCTAATTCTCTTGACATTTGAAGATAGCCAGCTTATTCTAGCCAAATTAATTGTTCACAGAGTATTTACATGTGCTGTCAAGATGGTCTTATGGCTGAACTCCCAAGTAAAGAATCTGTTACCTTTTGAGGTTGAGCTCAGTGAAAGGAAATCAGATTTCCCAGGAAAAATTAATTAGTTTCAACAAGTCTCTTGTCCttattgactgatttttttgtCAGTCTCACCTCTGAATTTTTTGTTGGTTTCAGTAAGGTTCCTATAAAATGAATTTCTGACTTTTAGATTGATTTGAATTACAGCTTCTTTATGTCATTGGAAGGTGTTTAGATATAGTGATGGGAATGACAGAAAATTGAGTGTTGTCATCACTTTATTGATTTAAgaactgttgtttttctttctcacagATGTAACCAGCTGATTATCAGGGCAAAAGCGTTTTATGTCAGTACCTAACCTAGGAGGCAGGGAACTGAATCTTGTTTTTTTGTGACTAATTCAGTGGAGCTCCTACTACAATTCCGTACTTAGTTTTGGACAATCAGGTGACATGATATCTCTATCTTACAGGCCGTGGGACTTTGTCAGATGAGCATGCTGGAGTAATATCTGTTCTAGCCCAGCAAGCAGCTAAGCTAACCTCTGACCCCACTGATATTCCTGTGGTATGTCTAGAATCAGATAATGGGTGAGTAGATATCAGTAgatcccttcctttcctttttgtttagaaAACTTCCTAGGTAACTTGAATTAAGTCTGCTGGAGATTGAATTATGCCCCCCACAGAAGGCacattcaggtcccaacccctggttctgtgggttcgaactcatttgtaaatagggcctttgaagttgttactagttaaggtgtacccagactgaatgagggtgggccttcatcccaGTCTAATACGGCTGAAGTtccaaaggaaattggacaccaAAAGAAAAGCCACGGgttgcagccagaagctggaaatcagcagaactcagaagagaaaagagaagatgctgccatgtgcattgccatgtgacagaaaagccaaggaaccacaaaaccacaaagatgctggtcagccagaagataccgaccctaggaggaagcaagcctagcctctgaaaccttgaGCCATTACATTCCTGTCGTTAAGCCAACCAGTCATTGTacggtatttgttatagcagccacaaAAACTACTACAGGATCTGCCCTGTGTTCACCAGTGATTCCTTATTCAACATGCTGGTAATGACCTGCATAGTGTAGAGATTTATTTACTTTAAGAAATTTAAGGGAAGTTCTTCTCCATGTGGACCACAGTAGCGCACAGATTGATTTCTGAAGCTTATGTGCTCTCAGGCCACAGTGACATTTAAATGAAGCATAAAAATTGTCATGAACTATCAGtctaccaagaaaaagaaataaacagaacagaGGAAACTAAGAACAAAACTTATGTAATCATAAGAGTATACCAAAGAAATTCCAAGTGAGGGTCCTAGaataatattaagtgaaaaaagcagaatataaaaACTATGCACAGAATGAATCAcagttttataaaaagaaaaaatgtgtatataatatacatttttttaaaaagccaggaaATATTAATAATGATTGTCTCTGAGTGGTAGGATCAtggaattcatttcttttttttttctttaacataatTGATATTTAATATAGTACTTCTCACCAAggggatgttttttttttttcattaaatcttttctctatttcaatgttcaatataaagtttttttaaaaaattaaatctatttCTCCATTTCGGTATTAGATacattgaaaacatttttctaggtttttttttcccaaaagaactgaaagtttcCATTTTTGCCTGACTAGATTTAATATCTAAGTATACTATTAATTTAggagatgagaaaacaaaaacctaataaaaatatggagaaaagaCTCCTCAACAATTCAGGAAGAGTGATTATAAATGAACAATGGTGACTTCCTAGGATTCTGGGCAAGAGCTTTCTTCCTATTTCTTGAGCTTTGGGACTTCTGAgattatggaatattatttatgTAAATTTCAGTCATTTATTTCCCTGATCCCCTTTAAAACTAGCATCTACAAATTATAGTCTTTTTTTTCACTGCATGcttactttgaagaaaacatttttccctttttaacatATATCAATTTGTTCCTATTTTTAGAGAAACCTCTAGGAATGTGAAATTAACTCGTTTACTGTctgtttcttgaaaatattcagacACAGAAGCCCAGTTTTAAACCTCAATAGCACAAAGGTTTTCAGGATGAGGTTTGTTTTAGGAGGACCTTCAAGGTCACAGCTGTCCATTTCTCTTCTGTATATATACCCCAAATCAGCTCAAATGCCTGTAATGCTGAGAATCACACCTAAAAAGACAGCGAGTGATTGCATCTCCAACTTCAAGCAGCACTGAAAGCGGTGAAATGAGGACTGTCAGAAGTTGTGTTGAAACTGAGGTCATGCTGCTGGGATCTTCAGGTGGTTGGATCTTGAAGGCTGAAGTTTCAAAGGAACGTgcgtgtgcgtgcacacacacacatagatatagatatatatacatacagttcCATCTGACTTGAAATATTCTCTTGGAGCTCTGTATGCGAGACTAAGAAGTTCTACTTAAAACCATCTCCCAAGAAGCAACCTTTACAGAAATCCATTTTTGTGTGTTATACTTTTCTGTAGTCCCCAAATGTTTTACTGTGTTCCTGTGTTGCTTttataagtagaaaaaaatactattttttgtGTCCTAAACCAAACAGTATATTTAATCTTAACATTGACTCCCACTTGTAACATTTTACTAAGTATCTTCTGCTTTGTATTTTGCAGGAACATTATGATCCAGAAACATGATGGCATCACAGTGGCAGTGCACAAAATGGCCTCTTGACGCCTCGTATCAATTCTCCAACCTTTCATAGGGACTCAATCCTACTATGTTAATTATCTTTTAGAACTATTAAAACTCCAGTAGTTAGGCCATTCATTTAATGTGCATTGggcatttttctatttattttagagtAAGCTGCTTTTTGACACCGTATGGATTGACCTGTCAAAATTTCGGATAAGGATCATGTTTGAAGAAGCAGGTCCAGGTCACTTTGTATATAGAACTTTATGTTCAATAAATCAGGTTGGAGGAAAGCTTGGATCTTTTCTCGATTCTTTAAACTCTATCAAATGTTCATTTTTTTGAACTGtcaaactaatttttttaaaaatggttcttGTTCCAAATTACTAGCTTTTCTTTCAGAAGCATCCCAAAATACCTCTATTCTTACAGGACTGTCCATGAATATTTAAAACAAGTCAAGCATAGTCATACCCCATAAAAATATAGGCATGATTGGCCAGAAAAAATCTTTCACCATTTGAGAGCATAGATCATTATTACCTCCATAGTTCTTAATAAAAttgtgcacacacaggcacaaaaGACTTTTTGATGAATTTGAATGCAGCTCCTGTTCTCCAGTATATtcttatttattcaaaaatattaagcAGCTACAAAAAATAATATGCTGTGATGTGAGGCTACAAAGATTTTGAATAAGACATGACTCCAGCCCTTGAACTTGTATTTAAGTTAGGGGGGTATGCATGCATGTTGTCTTTACCACACTTAGTACCTGATATGTAGTATATGTTTGTTTATTATTGGCCTTCCCCCACTAGCATAAAAGCTTTCAGGGCAGTTTTGTCTTATTCACAGATGTATTCCCAGCCCATAAAATAATTTCTAGCACCATGGTgggcatttaataaatactttctagatagatagatacaacCAATACAAGGGAATTTTGTATTATGGATTGGGCCTTCAAAGGTAGGTGGGATATTTGCAGAAGATAGGGATGAGGGATTTCCAGGCTGAGGGAATGGTAATGGCAAAGACAGGTGataaaattaatgtttatatAATAGCAAATTGTGAAGTAAGTTAGGTCTGTGAGGTGGTGAAAAAGCTGGAAGACAGGACAACTAAGTCATTGAACTTGAATGTCTGCTTTTTAAGAATCCTAGGCTTTATCCTGTTAGCCAAGTGGCTTTCGAGTAGGAAAGAGTCAAAGAGGAGCTTTAAAATTAATCAGGCAGGCCACGCTCAAGTTTACTTATctcaaaaagaaaagtttttctcTGATCTATGCATGTCCAATTCCTAATAAGAGCCGAGTTTTTACTACCTGTAGATACATACTAACCAATTTACATGcatttagctcatttaatcctcttaatCTTTTGAGATAAACGTATCCCCAGtctagaaaaaagaaatcagctCTGGAGTGAGTTACAACAACAGTGCATTGTGGGAaagaacacaggttcagggcacagcagaaactttcagcaaatgatccctttattgtaCAGGAGAGTCCAGAAGGGGCAAATCTCTTTGTCATTTACATAGCACAAAGAATCCAAAACATCgggggaagaagtcccatcatgCCAGTTTCCCAGGGTTGCTGAAAACTACTCCGTGTCATACCCCACTTCCCGCCAGAAAAGACAAATTATGCTGTGTgattttttatcttccttttctgataagcatctgggactgcttgttcctggtttaaGGTTTGGTAGGTCCTTTGCAGTAGTCTCCCTCAGGTTGTGGAATGGTACAGAATAGAAAAAGATGAGAGGGTAGCTGAAGGCAGGAGGATGACCTCTTAATGTGTTCCGGACTTCCCCAGACAAGGAGGTGTGGGGGTAGTTGACATTTGGGCAATGGTTGCTTAACTGATGGCTGTGACTTCCCTAACAGGCTCAGCAAGGTAAAGTAATTAGCTCAGGATCAgatatgagaaagaaaatgaattgacAGAAAGGGAACAAAGGACAATGAAGAATTAAAGATGACTGGTTTGTCTAGATGATAAAAACTGTGGTGCCTAAGAAGTAGTAATCCCAAACAGAAGGCTTATGGAACAAAGATGGCTGGGTTTGATTTTGAGCTTGGATGTGTTGAAATTGAATTTCTGACAGGACACCTGGTGGTGAGGCTGAAGTAGGATTGTGTGGGGATTTCCAAAGACCACCACCAAGTTGGAAGATTCACTTAGGAGGACTCACAGGACTCAGAAGTTAGTTGTACATATGACTATGATCTATTGCAAAAGGATTCAAAGCAGAATTAGCAAAGAGAAAAGGTGCATGAGGCAAAGCCCAAAGGAAACCAGGCACAGACTGCTAAGAGTCCTCTTCCAGTGGAATCACAGTTTGTGCTTAATTTCCTCCAAGAACAATGTATGAAATGTTGCCAACCATGGAAGCTCACTAGAGActcagtcccaaggtttttaaCTGGAAGTCAGTCATGTAGGCACCCTCTGCCTAGCATGTACCCAAATTTCAGACTTTCAAAAGAGAGCAGTTCAGCATAAGCCTTATCATTTGCACAAAAGGTTTAGGAATAGTGAGCCACTCCACATTTAGGGAATAGTGGGAACCCTCCCAAAATCTAAGTTTTAAGACACCAGCCTTCAAAGTATGGAAGTCTCAGGCTGGGGGTGTTTAACTCTTGTCTGCACAAGAATTTAATGAAGATTcagctaaaaataaaatctcttaatTGTAGATGTTAGTGTTACAGTAAACTATAAGTCCTAAGTGCTAAGAATTATTATTCATGGGCTCTATCTGACAATGAAGTGAGTGTAGTATTGGTGACTTAGGAAATCCTGATGCATTATTCTTAAATAGCTTTAGGGCAAGAGTTACAAGGTTAGGGGTTGAGAGAAATTTCTTTTTAGCTAAATACcctataaattttattaaatccaaTGGGTACAAATGCCAAAATGTTAACTAATAGCCCCAAAATGGCTtaagaaatacagattttccagctgaaacaagaaaaatacattttggcCTAAACCAAAACCTGGAATGTTGGTGTGGGGGAGATGAAGcaatttcctgagtttttttttttgttgtggagggtaaaacagatgaaagaaatgggaaaataaaattatctcgGTAATTTTCCAGGAGACTCAGCCTTAACCATTTCCAAAATGCAATacgaaaaaaaaatatgtatcattaAAAATTACTACAGGTATACACTAAAACTTTAAGGGAAGGTGTTTAAAGTTAAGGTAATCGAGTAtcaaaaaagcaatgaaaatgggGCCTGGAACTCTGGATTTCTAACCATAAGCTTTAGGACCATACAAATAGGCTGAACTGACTGGAGATTGCCATGTGTGGCACAGACGAGACTGGGAGAGttgtatattttcttctctaaaaCACGCATGCCTTAGAACTTCAGAGACACACATACTAAGAGTTGGGGGGCCCCATCCCCCTGCTTTAAACGTAATCACCAAGAGAATTTTCTCCTTGGTTTACTTCAATACTTGCTTTTAAGCATGTGTAAAAAATTCTACCTTCTGCGTCAGAGTGGGTggagagagggtctgggatgAGAGCAAATCACTGACTTCCCTCAGGAAGTAAAGTCCACTGGCAGAAGTGCCTAAATTAGCTCTGCCCTCCTTGGCTCTTTCAATGCTTGCTTGTTTCCACAGTCTGGTGGAATCAACTGCCTTAGAAAAAGAGTAACATTCTAGAAAATAGACTTTTCTTCCTAAATTGCCTCAtctttgaaggatttctttgctGAATACCACATCAAAGGTAAGACGGGAATGGGATTGTGTGCTGGGGTTAGTTTTCTATAAAGTTTTGGACAACTGACATTTCTCCCAGCCCGGCCTGCTCACCAGATGGTCGTGCTTTGTTCTCTGCCAGTTGATTTTTCCTCTAGGAAGAAGCAAACTGCCTTACCAACCTGACAGTGGGAAATAATGAGTGCTGTCCTCCTCCTcagaaaatacacattttcattttgctgtcTCTCtctaatatgtatatttattttactgaACTATTTTTAAGAAGGTAGCAGACCATGATTTCACTTTTAATACTGCAGCATGTGTCTCCTAAGAACAAGAACAGTTTCCCACAGAACCACAAGACCATCATCACACCCGAGAGATTTAAACATTGGATCACTGTTGCCTATCCTGCAGTCCACATTCAAATTTCTTTAATTGCCCACCCAAAACTATTTTTCTGACCCATGAGCCACTAAAAAAAACAGGCATTGCATTTTGTTGTCATGTCCCctagaatatttacattttagcaaATGCTTTGTAAAGGGAATTCCTAAACCCAGGCTCcccatcccatttttttttttttttttaatttacagaagttgtaggtttacagaaaaatcatgcagaaaatatggagTTCCCACACATCagccccctattattaacatcttgcattagtgtagtacatttttacaactgatgaaagaatactattataattgtactactaactatagtccatggtttacattagaatTCCTTGCATGTTGTACTcccccattcctttttatttatctAAAGCCAGGAAGTCGCCCAGAGGGCCTGAAGGGTGGGACACAGTTTTTCCTAGGGTGAGGCTTGCAGACATGGGCGATGGTTACTGAGAACAGTTCTAGGGGCAGCCATCCCACAGTGAGGTCAAGTTTTGCAGTTGACTCCTTTCCAATTCCTGTCTGAAATAAACTGGTCATTTTTCAGATGCCATTCAAGCTCGTGGAAGAGATTTCTGCAGTGAGTTTGATATCCCTCACATCACAGTACAGccattattaactttttttttcactctccCACAGTTCTGCCTCAatcataaatacagaaaaaacatTACAGCCAGGTAGTCTTTACATGTAATTAAGGACATAGCTCAAAGAGGTATGCAGACTTGCCACATGGAGGCAGGCAGCAGGACCCCAGAAAAATTCTCAAAGATGGGACAAAGCACTGCTTGCATTTCTGAGGCTGAGATCACAGAATCTATAAGGAAATAGTCTACTTTTAAAAAAGTTGGCTAAAAAAAATTGACAGTACAAGTGGTTTTATATCACAGAGAATAACAAAGTTTTACAAGCTGAGATAGTTTCTTGTCAACTGAATCAACCTGTGTCTTGGATTTGTCACAGGGATCTTCAGCATCTAAAACAGACGAGGCATCATGCTGAAGAGACAGGGACAGTCCCAACCTTACACTAAACCCCTGGATGGAGGATGGGGATGGATGGTTGTGTTTCACTTCTTCCTGGTGAGAAAATTCCTTTCCCCTTTACAACGGCCTGAATTTCTCTCCTCTCTGGAACAGCCTAACAAGATCACCTTACGAAATTCTTGGTATTTGAGTGGAAAGGCCCAGACCAAGGCCAGCAATTGCCAATAACTGCTGAAGTCAGTGGCCTACGCTGAACCCAGGAGAATGTTGAAAATGTCCCCCTTTAGTGAAAGCAGAAGAGTTCTCATGCAATGCAGTGCCCTACACAACCCCTTAAACGTGGAGAATGCTGCGGTCATGATCTGTCCTGGCTGCGTGGCAACTAGAATTTGGGGATAATTATACTTTTAACCATCCTAGAGGTGGCACCGGGACGTCAGCATGTGTCTCAAAAgtgctttgggtgtctgtgtatgtatgtatgtatgtgtatatatgtttatgtatatatatatttatatatcactgCTGACAATAGCCCCTTTACTAACAGGAGATAGGGAATTGTCTCTCTGATATGCTTGACGTCTACTTCCCAACCCATAACTTACGGTTATGAAGAATTAGGCCTAATCCCTATTTCTGATATGTctggaaagggagagaaggatgTAAATTCTGAAACTGGAGCTTGATGTTTCTCCTTTACCCATTAGCAACTATTAACTTCTTCTTGGGATTGTTAGCTGAGAAGCGGTGATCTAAGTTATCAGCATGCCCATTCTAGAATGTTGGTGATTCCCATGGCAAATGTGGCCTAAACAACCCTGCAGAGTGGCACCAGCTCTACAATCCTTATTGTTCCCAAATAATTTCCATTATCTCTGAAATGTACTCACACAAACATCCTTTCCCTCCGGAATCTCCTCAGCTCTACAATAAGAGTAAGGGGAGTACAGGCCCTGTACTAACCATCCTACAGTCCACAATGTGCATAACTAAGAACTCTGTAAAATGGGTAGGAAATCATGTATCCTCCTTAATGAGAGCAGGGAAAATGGGACAGAGGTTTTCAGCCAGGATTTATGTAATAAACACTGCTAACCAGAAGACAATTGGTTAAACATTAGCCTTATTACCAGAGAAtgtggaatctttttttttttttttccctcaacaaATGTTACTAATGAGAAACTAAGGCTGTCTTAAGTTTGAAAGCCCTTTCTGTGGCAGGATGACCTCCCCAAATCATGGAGTTTGAAAAACTGGCACTGTTGGTGAGGAGGAGCCTCTAGTTGTCCCAcctttccccccccccccccgataaTCCCAATTAATACACAATGTCCCATGTTTTTGGTAAGATGCTgattataaaaacacaaaaaatacaccagctcctcaaaatgttaataatgaacTCAGGGGTTATTTGCCCACAGTAGTCATGTAGATATTCAGGTGATACACTTTTGTTTCTGGAT from Choloepus didactylus isolate mChoDid1 chromosome 2, mChoDid1.pri, whole genome shotgun sequence encodes the following:
- the LAMTOR5 gene encoding ragulator complex protein LAMTOR5 yields the protein MEETLEQHLEDTMKNPSIVGVLCTDSQGLNLGCRGTLSDEHAGVISVLAQQAAKLTSDPTDIPVVCLESDNGNIMIQKHDGITVAVHKMAS